Below is a window of Vanessa tameamea isolate UH-Manoa-2023 chromosome 11, ilVanTame1 primary haplotype, whole genome shotgun sequence DNA.
aataaaattaggtcatattttttataatagctaTTTTACCATCAGAAGAGAGGTCCTCGTATCTGTCACTATCTTCATCTGATTCTACATCTCtatcatcttcatcatcttgTGAGAAGTCACCAGTTCCTGGACTGAGTAGACCACCAGAAAGTGACGAAACTGAGCCTGCTTCTGCTAGGGAACTTGTGGATAGTAAATGCTTTCGTGGTTCTCTTCGCTGCCATATCTAGTAATTAAGCATGTTATTAATAGAcacatatcataaaataaattttactcaaaCAAAACATGCCTCATTAATAGAATGCTGCCTCCTCttcttaaaattaagttttgcaTACATATCCCTACTAGCTATGATTTAGTGTAataatgttcaataaaataacattgtctATCTTTACACAATTGTGTCGGgttaccttaaaaaaaaatttggcatTACCTGTTCCATTGTCAAATGTGTAGGAGCAGAAGATGATAGTTGTGTCTGTTGTGCTTTTACACTAGGAGGAAAAGGTGGCAATACAGAAGATGCAGGTACCGATTGTCCCAAAGCAATTTCACCACTGTAACCATCCATACGAAGCAGTAATTCTGGTAACTGGTTAATTGGTGGAACAAAACTTGATGAAGCTGAACTATGCTGGCTCGAAGGGGAAAAGGCAAGTTGGGCACGACTATATGGACTACAGGGGCTTTCTGTGGCCATTATATTTGTGTTCTGTAAAGTATTTGAAATACGTTTTGAACCACTCATGGCACCACCAATTTGTATACAGTATCCATTTTCCTCTGGTAAGAGTAAGTCATCAAAGTTCAAATCATCCAAGGAAGTATCTGGATTTGCATTTAACTCTGCCAGAGTAGGTCCTAATATTAAGTCAGCTTTGTCTACTTGAAATATATCATCATCTTCCATTTTAAATGGTTCCATTTTTGAGGAATCAGCTTCAAATGACAGCTTGTTATATGACAATGTAGGAACACTGTGGAAGGATCCAACTTGATTGTCTTGTAAACACAAGTCTATGTCTCCATTGAAGTCACCAAGTTCTGATCGCCTATGTGGAATTGGTACTGATGCTGACATCGCCAATTCGAAGGGCGACTCCTGTTTTATCTCTAAACTCGGTTCTAAAAGAAAGTCATGAGTGTAAATAGAATCCGACATTGCACGTGTTGTGTGAAGTGACCTTGACGTAGAATCGTCTCGTTGATAGACTAGCGCACGCTTACGTCTTTATCGATTTTAATTCACTGAGACCCACGTGTCGTtacttataatgtttatttatttcacttatttacacaacacaatattaaatatatatgaatgttgTTATACTATTAAATCGAATAGATTACATCCTTCCATTACATAATACAAGCACTAACACAGCAGCAAATAAATTTGTAAGCAATTGATTATTCACAATGACTTTCGATAGTAAATTTAGAACAATCCTCTTATTTTATTCACATTTGCAATCCCTAAACCTATTCTATAATGTTtttccaaatattaataaaagataaatcaaTAATACAGGAAACTTAgactgataatatttttacacacaATAACAAAAACACGCAAGATACAAGTGAAGAAGTAAACAaagattttatgatattattattcagCATATTCAAAGGTCATTAAACAGAAACAGCAATAGGAAAACATTGATAAAAGAACGAGATAGCGTCAATTTGCTAAAAACAGGAAGATGAAGTGGGGGAGACGGGGTGTCATGGTTTGTACTTTAGGGATgtgatttattgataaaaaaatatttatcactgttatttaagcttttataaaaaatacatttagtaaatatttttaataaaattctttaactATATCATAAGGAACAAACACAACAGGACAATAGTAACAGGTGTGAGTGTGACAAATTGAACGGATAATAATAGCACTACTTCAAAAATGGagtaagataatttttttgtaataatttctaGACTTATTGTCTAGTTGTcttattgtttaaaacaatttttaaaaatgcttattaatctttttttttatttacatttaaaattttgtggtttacattattaaacataattattaattatttagctgcaaattttaaggaataatttttaaaaaatctttgtattgtaatataatatatttaaatatgtctgaaaaaaataagtttttataaaatattaatcaatactattaaattgataaattctGATAGTACATTCACTCATTCAGTCGATAGTGTAAAGATATCCTTATAGGATGTGattattttgtttcgttttattatttaaatcggaTCCatgttatgaattaattattcattatttttctaaagagAGTGGTAATTGAAGTTACATAATCAACTAatctaatacatttattattattattctgttagCCAAGAGTAATGTCAATTTGCCAATGCAATATTATGCCAAAGTAACAGCTGACTGAGCGTCAAAAGCtcagtaacaaaaaaatatagcaaaatcttcttttaatattatgggTGACGAAAATTCAAATTCTCGTAAAAAATGTGAAGTAAAGaaatacaatgtaataataataggaGGTGGTATGGCTGGGCTAGCCTCAGCCAATCATTTTATCAAGAATGGTATGGACGACTTTGTAATATTAGAAGCTAGAAAACGCATCGGTGGAAGGATTATTTCTATACCAATGAAAAATCACAATGTTGAATTAGGAGCTAACTATATTCACGGAGTTCTCGGTAATCCGATATACGAATTGGCGACGAAAAATGGTCttgtaaacataataaatatacccAAACCGCATAAGGTTATTGCGGCTACAGAAAATGGTAAGCAAGTGCCCTTCGGTGTATTACATGAAATCCACGAAGCTTATGTTTGTTTCTTAAGGCGTTGCGAggagtattttttatgtcaatacCTTCCCCCACCCGACATACATAGTGTGGGTGAACATATAAACCTTGAAGCAACCATATATTTAGAACGCCTCCCGACATCAGAAGAAAAGAAATTGAGAAGATTAATATTCGATTGCTTGTTAAAACGTGAAACTTGTATATCGGGATGCAATTCAATGGATGATATTGATCTGTTAGAATTAGGCAGTTACACTGAACTACAAGGTGGTAATATTGTGATACCCTCAGGTTATAGTTCTATTTTAGAACCTAtgactaaaaatatatctcCTGACAAAATATTGTCTAACCATCCAGTGACAAAAATTATTTGGGATTCAGAACAACAAAGTAGTTTAAGAAATTTCGAAGATGTAGGAGAAGAATCGGAAGATTCAGATCAAACTGTGATAGAAGACATCTCTAAAGCTACCTCTGAAAGGGCAGGTGATTCCAGTGAAAGTAATGTTAACACTTCAGAAAAACTCAGCAAAAAGTTATCTCATTGTGTTGAAGTTATTTGTGAAAATGGACAAAGTTTATATGCAAATCATGTGATATGTACTGTACCGTTGGGTGTCCTCAAAGAAACAGCTGGGTCATTATTTGAACCTGCGTTGCCACAGTATAAGTTAGAGTCAATAGAACGATTATTATTTAGTGCTGTTGATAAAATTTACTTAGAATATGAGAGGCCTTTTTTAAATCCAGACATAACTGAAATTATGTTGCTCTGGGATAATGCACAAGTTTCTGAAGATATTTCAAAATCATggtataaaaagatatattcatttgttaaaGTGACAGAAACTCTATTATTGGGTTGGCTTTCTGGAAAGGAGGCTGAATATATGGAGACATTGTCAAGCGATGAAGTGGCAAGTACTTGTACAAAGATCTTGCGTCAATTTCTAAATGACCCATTTGTTCCTGCACCTCAATGTTGTGTGTGGTTAGTATACATTGTAATACCTTCttagtaaaaatattctcatggtgttaatgtaaaaaaatgtctttcttAGATTGGTATATAAGCCGTTGAAGTTGTTACATATTTGTaggaaatcataaaaatattttaatataatttctgaaTAAAATCAAAGTACTAACATTATGTGACTATTTTTCAATTTCAGTACAAGTTGGAAAAAGCAGCCTTATACAAGAGGGTCTTATACAGCTATTGCTGTTGGTGCTAGTCAAAGTGATATTGAAAGTTTAGCACAACCACTGTTTAGAAATGTACATGATAAAAAGGTAATCTATTATATATCTCTATATTTGTTGTAGGGTAATCAAACAAATCAGATACTTACCAAAATTATAGGTTAAGGACTGGATAATTGGAATCTAAGGAAGGTTTTCACAAGTGTCTAACTTATTTTAGGATCATTACTAGAAATTAGTACTTGTATTTGTtcgaatttagtttttaatttttattataatacatgatCCAAATGACAAATGGGCTACCTAAAAGATGGTAAGTGCTTAGTCACCACTACTGGTCATAGATATTGGCACTTTAAGACATATTCATTCCTTAAATTGTCAAGTAAGTACTAAGTGCGGTACATATTATATGCTATTTGTGTATAGAGATGTCATTCATCTGATTGAGTTGCAACTTTGTACAGTTGTTCTTGGTATGCGCACAACCAATAGCACAAGTCGTATCTCATAAATGTTgacaatcaatatttaaaatgcataGTAATATTAGCCATTTAATAGATAACAGGATATTGTGATACCCCATACTTCGAATCATTTCTACTTTCACATAAGACCATTATCACGATCCAACCAACCATCACCAAGATCTGTTTTTTATCTAATCTAGCAAAATAATTGTGATGTAATtgacatcaaaaatattttattttataataaattctttgaAATTATTGACCTACTAATAATTCACccaattcttttaaatttataataaagaatatctaAATTAGATTTGTATTTAAGTATTACATGGCGaagatatgataatattttatctaatgataaaaaaatcgtgCGACAgtcactattaaattaatataagccGCTACAGGGAAAATAAACTTTAGGTATTTTGATCTTACAGTATTTAAGCACATCAAGCAATATGGGCATGTATCGTAAAATGTTACCTCAGGATACGAAGGCAATATTCTACAGGCtgtttattagatttatttaaattgggtgtttgttattaataaaacaaaaaaaaaaattatctgttGAAGAAACATCTGTGGGTCATTACTACCTTCTAAAATGTATAAGCAATATTTGACTCTACTCTAGATTAGGTTTAGAgtataggttttatatattttatctataagaaTTAATGTCATA
It encodes the following:
- the LOC113402548 gene encoding protein CREBRF homolog, giving the protein MSDSIYTHDFLLEPSLEIKQESPFELAMSASVPIPHRRSELGDFNGDIDLCLQDNQVGSFHSVPTLSYNKLSFEADSSKMEPFKMEDDDIFQVDKADLILGPTLAELNANPDTSLDDLNFDDLLLPEENGYCIQIGGAMSGSKRISNTLQNTNIMATESPCSPYSRAQLAFSPSSQHSSASSSFVPPINQLPELLLRMDGYSGEIALGQSVPASSVLPPFPPSVKAQQTQLSSSAPTHLTMEQIWQRREPRKHLLSTSSLAEAGSVSSLSGGLLSPGTGDFSQDDEDDRDVESDEDSDRYEDLSSDDSNDDCPERKEARLAKKEKYFWQYNVQAKGPKGQRLILKKKLEDPHVLNSVTDPVFSPNCNVKGIKHSGKARKGDGNDLTPNPRKLYLIGLELDKLGKIINDMIPVSELPFNVRPKTRKEKNKLASRACRLKKKAQHEANKLKLYGLQQEHRRLLSGINQMKQIVCNRVTNPENNVDWSAHINGLVATATEVKIAGKTSEFVNMILDNVKSGQNNGGLNDI
- the LOC135193492 gene encoding spermine oxidase yields the protein MGDENSNSRKKCEVKKYNVIIIGGGMAGLASANHFIKNGMDDFVILEARKRIGGRIISIPMKNHNVELGANYIHGVLGNPIYELATKNGLVNIINIPKPHKVIAATENGKQVPFGVLHEIHEAYVCFLRRCEEYFLCQYLPPPDIHSVGEHINLEATIYLERLPTSEEKKLRRLIFDCLLKRETCISGCNSMDDIDLLELGSYTELQGGNIVIPSGYSSILEPMTKNISPDKILSNHPVTKIIWDSEQQSSLRNFEDVGEESEDSDQTVIEDISKATSERAGDSSESNVNTSEKLSKKLSHCVEVICENGQSLYANHVICTVPLGVLKETAGSLFEPALPQYKLESIERLLFSAVDKIYLEYERPFLNPDITEIMLLWDNAQVSEDISKSWYKKIYSFVKVTETLLLGWLSGKEAEYMETLSSDEVASTCTKILRQFLNDPFVPAPQCCVCTSWKKQPYTRGSYTAIAVGASQSDIESLAQPLFRNVHDKKPVLLFGGEHTHSSFYSTVHGAYLSGQAAARRLLVPDVTAENVLDCPESSDLNTWIQGIQLDG